In one window of Micromonospora cathayae DNA:
- a CDS encoding histidine kinase dimerization/phospho-acceptor domain-containing protein: MAEHPGGRPPPPPRSAAAQPTVALPLLGARPTPPRRPRLGRTLTARAILVTCAVALVSVLVTAVVAVPLAIRNAERQAQDALAAQARLTAEVLRFRLNRGRPADEDRLLRLLANQEIDAYLIRDGRVDRPGLPPQVVERVANGRNISGRRLVSGRPALVEGRALTEGNGVVLTRKRSTGLWRQVLPSIWLPLLAGLAAGVVAGSLLARRLARPIRQAATAAARLSAGDRAVRLPVEPPDEVAELAYALNGLAAALATSEGRQREFLLSVSHELRTPLTAVRGYAEALADGVLGPAEAEQAGRTMLGEAEHLDRLVSDLLALARLEAADFALDPVPVDLARLATEAAPTWTARCAGVGLAFRVEVPDHPVPAYTDPGRIRQVVDGLLENALRVVPPGAPVVLAVRPAGPGPAPGVGGPGHERGVGGPGSAQGAGPVSGPAPAAGGVIEVRDGGPGFTDDDLAVAFERGALHQRYRGIRKVGSGLGLALAAGLVRRLGGTITAGHAPEGGAAFTVLLPADPYRIRTRT, encoded by the coding sequence ATGGCTGAGCACCCCGGCGGCCGACCCCCGCCACCACCCCGGTCCGCCGCAGCCCAGCCGACGGTGGCGCTGCCGCTGCTCGGTGCCCGTCCGACGCCCCCGCGTCGGCCCCGGCTCGGGCGTACCCTGACCGCCCGCGCGATCCTGGTCACCTGTGCGGTGGCCCTGGTGTCGGTGCTGGTCACCGCGGTCGTCGCGGTCCCCCTGGCGATACGCAACGCGGAACGGCAGGCGCAGGACGCGCTCGCCGCGCAGGCCCGGCTGACCGCCGAGGTGCTGCGGTTCCGGCTCAACCGGGGCCGGCCCGCCGACGAGGACCGGCTGCTCCGGCTGCTCGCCAACCAGGAGATCGACGCGTACCTGATCCGGGACGGCCGGGTGGACCGGCCCGGCCTGCCACCCCAGGTGGTGGAGCGGGTCGCCAACGGTCGCAACATCTCCGGCCGGCGGCTCGTCTCCGGGCGACCGGCGCTGGTCGAGGGGCGGGCGCTGACCGAGGGCAACGGCGTGGTGCTCACCCGCAAGCGCAGCACCGGGCTGTGGCGGCAGGTGCTGCCGAGCATCTGGCTGCCGCTGCTCGCCGGCCTCGCCGCCGGGGTGGTCGCCGGCTCGCTGCTCGCCCGCCGGTTGGCCCGACCGATCCGGCAGGCGGCCACCGCCGCCGCCCGGCTCAGCGCCGGGGACCGGGCGGTACGCCTGCCGGTCGAGCCGCCCGACGAGGTCGCCGAGTTGGCGTACGCGCTGAACGGGCTGGCCGCCGCGCTCGCCACCAGCGAGGGACGGCAGCGGGAGTTCCTGCTGTCGGTCTCGCACGAGCTGCGTACCCCGTTGACCGCCGTGCGGGGGTACGCGGAGGCGTTGGCGGACGGCGTGCTCGGCCCGGCCGAGGCCGAACAGGCCGGGCGGACCATGCTCGGTGAGGCGGAACATCTGGACCGGCTGGTCAGCGACCTGTTGGCGCTGGCCCGGCTGGAGGCCGCCGACTTCGCGCTCGACCCGGTACCGGTGGACCTGGCCCGGCTCGCCACCGAGGCGGCCCCCACCTGGACGGCCCGCTGCGCCGGGGTGGGCCTGGCGTTCCGGGTCGAGGTGCCGGACCATCCGGTGCCGGCGTACACCGACCCGGGACGGATTCGGCAGGTGGTGGACGGCCTGCTGGAGAACGCGCTGCGGGTGGTGCCGCCGGGCGCGCCGGTGGTGCTCGCGGTCCGGCCGGCCGGACCCGGGCCGGCCCCGGGCGTCGGCGGCCCCGGGCACGAACGGGGGGTCGGCGGCCCCGGGTCCGCCCAGGGTGCCGGTCCCGTCTCCGGACCGGCACCGGCGGCCGGCGGGGTGATCGAGGTCCGTGACGGCGGACCGGGCTTCACCGACGACGACCTGGCGGTGGCGTTCGAACGGGGGGCCCTGCACCAGCGCTACCGGGGGATCCGCAAGGTCGGTAGCGGGCTGGGGCTGGCCCTGGCCGCCGGCCTGGTCCGTCGCCTCGGCGGGACGATCACCGCCGGGCACGCCCCGGAGGGCGGGGCGGCGTTCACCGTGCTGCTGCCCGCCGATCCTTACCGGATCCGAACACGCACCTGA
- a CDS encoding response regulator transcription factor: protein MSVDVAHRGLVLVVEDETAIADLVRLYLARDGFGVHVERDGQAGLAAARRLRPVACVLDITLPGLAGTEICRRLREAGDWTPVIFLTARDDEVDRILGLELGADDYVTKPFSPRELVARVRTVLRRAAGTPDGADRPRQVGAVVLDPARRTVTVAGSPVQLTSTEFDLLAHLMARPGRVYTREELLAGVWGYAAHAGTRTVDVHVAQVRAKLGDASVIRTHRGVGYAADG, encoded by the coding sequence GTGAGCGTCGACGTAGCGCACCGTGGTCTCGTCCTCGTGGTCGAGGACGAGACCGCCATCGCCGACCTGGTCCGGCTCTACCTGGCCCGGGACGGGTTCGGCGTACACGTGGAGCGGGACGGCCAGGCCGGGTTGGCCGCCGCCCGCCGGCTCCGGCCGGTGGCCTGTGTGCTGGACATCACCCTGCCCGGCCTGGCCGGCACCGAGATCTGCCGGCGGCTGCGCGAGGCCGGCGACTGGACGCCGGTCATCTTCCTCACCGCCCGGGACGACGAGGTGGACCGGATCCTCGGCCTGGAGTTGGGCGCCGACGACTACGTGACCAAGCCGTTCAGTCCACGGGAACTGGTCGCCCGGGTCCGCACGGTGCTGCGTCGGGCCGCCGGTACGCCGGACGGCGCGGACCGGCCCCGCCAGGTCGGTGCGGTCGTCCTCGACCCGGCCCGGCGGACGGTCACCGTCGCCGGGTCACCGGTCCAGCTCACCTCCACCGAGTTCGACCTGCTCGCCCATCTGATGGCCCGTCCCGGGCGGGTCTACACCAGGGAGGAACTGCTCGCCGGGGTCTGGGGCTACGCGGCGCACGCCGGCACCCGCACGGTCGACGTGCACGTGGCGCAGGTACGGGCCAAGCTGGGGGACGCCAGCGTGATCCGTACCCACCGGGGCGTCGGGTACGCCGCCGATGGCTGA
- a CDS encoding phosphotransferase: MTTSPPPTAAGQPTVDTVADAGPGHPVADAAPGRCAVSDQSWTGQARDWLTDELARHGRRVTGPVEPRVRPWSTVWRVPTDGGTYWFKANSADTAYEAGLVRALARIAPGRVPDPVAGDTRRGWTLLPDGGETLRDVLDRQRDPMLWERILPVYAELQLATVDRVDELLTLGVPDHRPAALPEQFAGLLDDREWLLFDQPDGLTPDAYDRLRGLLPEFTDRCRRLDELAVPAALQHDDLHDGNVFAGADGCRIFDWGDASVSHPFGTLLVTLRSVAYGFDLPVGDPALARLRDAYLEPWSARHDRPTLLESLDLAFHLAKVTRALSWRRALRTAEPADRQEYAAAVPGWLGELFTPNPL; encoded by the coding sequence GTGACCACCTCCCCGCCCCCGACCGCCGCCGGGCAGCCCACCGTCGACACCGTCGCCGACGCCGGCCCGGGTCACCCTGTCGCCGACGCCGCCCCGGGGCGGTGCGCCGTCTCCGATCAGAGCTGGACCGGGCAGGCCCGGGACTGGCTGACCGACGAACTGGCCAGACACGGCCGTCGGGTCACCGGTCCGGTCGAACCCCGGGTACGCCCCTGGTCGACGGTGTGGCGCGTCCCCACCGACGGCGGCACGTACTGGTTCAAGGCGAACAGCGCCGACACGGCGTACGAAGCGGGTCTGGTCCGTGCGCTCGCCCGGATCGCCCCCGGACGGGTGCCCGACCCGGTGGCGGGCGACACCCGACGGGGCTGGACGCTGCTGCCGGACGGCGGGGAGACCCTGCGTGACGTGCTCGACCGGCAGCGCGACCCGATGCTCTGGGAACGGATCCTCCCGGTGTACGCCGAGCTGCAACTCGCCACCGTCGACCGGGTGGACGAGCTGCTCACGCTCGGCGTACCGGACCACCGGCCGGCTGCCCTGCCGGAGCAGTTCGCCGGGCTGCTCGACGACCGGGAGTGGCTGCTGTTCGACCAGCCGGACGGCCTCACCCCGGACGCCTACGACCGGCTGCGTGGGCTGCTGCCGGAGTTCACGGACCGGTGCCGCCGGCTGGACGAACTGGCCGTCCCCGCCGCCCTCCAGCACGACGACCTGCACGACGGCAACGTCTTCGCCGGAGCCGACGGGTGCCGCATCTTCGACTGGGGGGACGCCTCGGTCAGTCACCCGTTCGGCACCCTGCTGGTGACGCTCCGCTCGGTCGCGTACGGGTTCGACCTGCCCGTGGGTGATCCGGCGCTGGCCCGGCTGCGGGACGCGTACCTGGAACCCTGGTCGGCCCGGCACGACCGCCCGACGCTGCTGGAGTCGCTCGACCTGGCGTTCCACCTCGCCAAGGTCACCCGTGCGCTGTCCTGGCGGCGGGCCCTGCGGACCGCGGAGCCGGCGGACCGGCAGGAGTACGCGGCGGCGGTGCCCGGCTGGCTCGGTGAGTTGTTCACGCCGAACCCGCTCTGA
- a CDS encoding thiolase family protein, translating into MSDAVIVGAVRTPVGRRKGSLAGVHPVDLSAHVLRALAERTGIDPAQVDDVIWGCVSQVGEQSWNIARNAVLAAGWPESVPGTTLDRQCGSSQQALHFAAATVLSGQADLVVAGGVESMTRVPMGSSVAGGLPFSDQVRDRYRGVRGFAEDEPLPFNQGVGAELIAERWHFSRTQLDEYALASHEKAAAAQDAGAFDPELAPVALADGGKLAADEGIRRDTSLAKLGELKTPFRADGVVTAGSASQISDGAAALAVTTAEWARRHGLRPLARVHTAVVAADDPVTMLTAPIPATAKALRRAGLGIEEIGVYEVNEAFAPVPLAWLAETEADPERLNPRGGAIALGHPLGASGARIMTTMLQHMRDNGIRYGLQTMCEGGGMANATIVELL; encoded by the coding sequence ATGAGTGACGCGGTTATCGTCGGCGCGGTGCGGACCCCGGTCGGGCGACGCAAGGGCAGCCTGGCCGGGGTGCACCCGGTCGACCTCTCGGCGCACGTGCTGCGGGCCCTCGCCGAGCGCACCGGCATCGACCCGGCGCAGGTCGACGACGTGATCTGGGGCTGCGTCTCCCAGGTCGGCGAGCAGTCGTGGAACATCGCCCGCAACGCCGTACTCGCCGCCGGCTGGCCGGAGTCCGTCCCCGGCACCACGCTCGACCGGCAGTGCGGCTCCAGCCAGCAGGCGCTGCACTTCGCCGCCGCCACCGTCCTCTCCGGGCAGGCCGACCTGGTGGTCGCCGGGGGCGTCGAGTCGATGACCCGGGTGCCGATGGGCTCCAGCGTCGCCGGTGGCCTGCCCTTCAGCGACCAGGTCCGGGACCGGTACCGGGGCGTCCGCGGGTTCGCCGAGGACGAGCCGCTGCCGTTCAACCAGGGCGTCGGCGCGGAGCTGATCGCCGAACGCTGGCACTTCTCCCGTACCCAGCTCGACGAGTACGCCCTGGCCAGCCACGAGAAGGCAGCCGCCGCGCAGGACGCCGGGGCGTTCGACCCCGAACTGGCCCCGGTCGCGCTGGCCGACGGCGGCAAGCTCGCCGCCGACGAGGGCATCCGCCGGGACACCTCGCTGGCGAAACTCGGCGAGCTGAAGACCCCGTTCCGCGCCGACGGCGTGGTCACCGCCGGCTCCGCGTCGCAGATCTCCGACGGCGCGGCGGCGCTCGCCGTCACCACCGCCGAGTGGGCCAGGCGGCACGGCCTGCGCCCGCTGGCCCGGGTGCACACCGCCGTCGTCGCCGCCGACGACCCAGTCACCATGCTCACCGCCCCGATCCCGGCCACCGCGAAGGCGCTGCGCCGCGCCGGGCTGGGCATCGAGGAGATCGGGGTGTACGAGGTGAACGAGGCGTTCGCCCCGGTACCGCTGGCCTGGCTGGCCGAGACGGAGGCGGACCCGGAGCGGCTGAACCCGCGCGGCGGGGCGATCGCCCTCGGGCACCCGCTCGGCGCGTCCGGGGCCCGGATCATGACCACGATGCTCCAGCACATGCGGGACAACGGCATCCGGTACGGCCTGCAGACCATGTGCGAGGGCGGCGGCATGGCCAACGCCACCATCGTCGAGCTGCTGTAG
- a CDS encoding PH domain-containing protein, which yields MSTEPSVSTVRQWRVPVKLPVVKLAGALLLVALGLLFAEGDPVQLVLAGLGAAGLTGWALRDLLAPVRLAVDPQGVTVVTGFAGRRRLDWSAVESVRMDDRPRFGVRSQFLEIDAGESLYLLTRHDLGTDPAEVAEFLRAHRPD from the coding sequence ATGAGTACCGAACCCTCCGTGTCCACCGTCCGGCAGTGGCGGGTGCCGGTGAAACTGCCGGTGGTGAAGCTGGCCGGGGCGCTGCTCCTGGTGGCGCTCGGGCTGCTGTTCGCCGAGGGTGACCCGGTCCAGCTCGTGCTGGCCGGGCTGGGCGCGGCCGGGTTGACCGGCTGGGCGTTACGTGACCTGCTGGCCCCGGTCCGGCTCGCGGTCGACCCGCAGGGCGTGACCGTGGTCACCGGCTTCGCGGGTCGGCGTCGACTCGACTGGTCCGCCGTCGAGTCGGTCCGGATGGACGACCGGCCCCGCTTCGGGGTTCGCAGCCAGTTCCTGGAGATCGACGCGGGCGAGTCGTTGTACCTGCTCACCCGGCACGACCTCGGCACCGATCCGGCCGAGGTGGCCGAGTTCCTCCGGGCTCACCGACCGGACTGA
- a CDS encoding rhomboid family intramembrane serine protease, with product MSESPPTTPVCYRHPGRETYVRCTRCDRPICPECMRDASVGHQCPECVDEGRRSVRPARTAFGGGVAGREGYVTKALLGLNVIMMLLSIASDRGGDSAAGGSGFGGLMGGSTPLTEWGAVLGRALFPDGAVHGVAEGEWYRLLTAMFLHYGVVHLLLNMWALWVLGRSLEAALGPLRFLALYLIAGFGGNVAAYLFSAPNSATAGASTAIFGLFAALFVIMRRLGRDTSAVVPILVINLVFTFAVPGISIAGHLGGLVAGALMALVLAYAPRMRRSVFQFAGGAVIVVALLGLVLVRTATLLGGWAAFLGG from the coding sequence GTGAGCGAGTCCCCGCCCACCACCCCGGTCTGCTACCGGCACCCCGGCCGGGAGACGTACGTCCGGTGCACCCGCTGTGACCGTCCGATCTGCCCCGAGTGCATGCGGGACGCATCCGTCGGGCACCAGTGCCCGGAGTGCGTGGACGAGGGTCGGCGTTCGGTGCGTCCGGCGCGTACCGCCTTCGGTGGCGGTGTCGCCGGCCGCGAGGGCTACGTGACCAAGGCCCTGCTCGGCCTGAACGTGATCATGATGCTGCTCTCCATCGCCTCGGACCGGGGCGGCGACTCGGCCGCCGGCGGTTCCGGCTTCGGCGGTCTGATGGGCGGCAGCACCCCGCTGACCGAGTGGGGCGCGGTGCTGGGCCGGGCGCTGTTCCCCGACGGGGCCGTGCACGGGGTCGCCGAGGGCGAGTGGTACCGCCTGCTCACCGCCATGTTCCTGCACTACGGCGTGGTGCACCTGCTGCTGAACATGTGGGCGCTGTGGGTGCTCGGCCGGTCGCTGGAGGCGGCCCTCGGTCCGCTGCGGTTCCTGGCGCTCTATCTGATCGCCGGCTTCGGCGGGAACGTCGCGGCGTACCTGTTCAGCGCGCCCAACTCGGCCACCGCCGGTGCCTCGACCGCCATCTTCGGCCTGTTCGCCGCGCTCTTCGTGATCATGCGCAGGCTGGGTCGGGACACCTCGGCCGTGGTGCCGATCCTGGTGATCAACCTGGTCTTCACCTTCGCCGTACCGGGCATCTCCATCGCCGGCCACCTGGGCGGGCTGGTCGCCGGGGCGCTGATGGCCCTGGTCCTGGCCTACGCCCCCCGGATGCGTCGCTCGGTCTTCCAGTTCGCCGGCGGAGCGGTCATCGTGGTCGCCCTGCTCGGGTTGGTCCTCGTCCGCACCGCCACCCTCCTCGGAGGCTGGGCCGCATTCCTCGGCGGCTGA
- a CDS encoding peptidylprolyl isomerase: MAEAVYATLHTNHGPIRLELFPDHAPKTVRNFVELAEGTKEYKDPRTGQPGSGPYYDGTISHRVISGFMVQMGDPTGTGRGGPGFQFADEFHPDLRFDRPYLLAMANAGPGTNGSQFFITVGPTPHLNNRHTIFGQVADEDSAKVVDSIANTPTGPSDRPLSDVVIERVQIERSPA; encoded by the coding sequence GTGGCCGAGGCTGTCTACGCCACCCTGCACACCAACCATGGCCCGATCCGGCTGGAGCTCTTCCCCGACCACGCTCCGAAGACCGTCCGCAACTTCGTGGAGTTGGCCGAGGGCACCAAGGAGTACAAGGACCCGCGCACCGGCCAGCCGGGCAGCGGGCCGTACTACGACGGCACCATCTCGCACCGCGTGATCAGCGGCTTCATGGTCCAGATGGGTGACCCGACCGGCACCGGGCGGGGCGGGCCGGGCTTCCAGTTCGCCGACGAGTTCCACCCGGACCTGCGCTTCGACCGGCCGTACCTGCTGGCGATGGCGAACGCCGGGCCGGGCACCAACGGCTCGCAGTTCTTCATCACCGTCGGCCCGACGCCGCACCTGAACAACCGGCACACCATCTTCGGTCAGGTCGCGGACGAGGACTCGGCGAAGGTCGTCGACTCGATCGCCAACACCCCGACCGGCCCGAGCGACCGGCCGCTGTCGGACGTGGTCATCGAGCGGGTGCAGATCGAGCGCTCCCCGGCCTGA
- the corA gene encoding magnesium/cobalt transporter CorA, whose amino-acid sequence MSDRTDRSRNTPLGTGRVLRPRAWTAPVRAMSRILNTEDSHRPPAASGPDRNSVVDCALYVEGVRQPGDWHHADALAAARRQPDAFVWLGLHEPGLAEMTAIAATYGLHELAVEDAVKAQQRPKLEQFGEVSFLVLRTARYCEHTELTETSEVVETGQVMLFIGPDFVISVRHGDACRLAPVRADLENTRDLLLHGPWAVAYAVTDRVVDLYLEVADQVEDDLDVLEAEVFDRQSHGRIQRIYQMKRELVEFKRAVVPLQRPLMTLTAQVNRDVPKEIRRYFRDVQDHLSRTVEQVNSYDDLLNSILQARLAQVTVDQNNDMRKIAAWAAIAAVWTAIAGIYGMNFENMPELKMTYGYPVVLALMLAISLALYRWFRRNGWL is encoded by the coding sequence ATGTCTGACCGGACCGATCGGAGCCGGAACACACCCCTCGGCACCGGCCGGGTGCTCCGCCCCCGGGCCTGGACGGCACCGGTCCGGGCGATGAGCCGCATCCTCAACACCGAGGACAGCCACCGTCCTCCGGCCGCCAGCGGCCCGGACCGCAACTCCGTGGTGGACTGCGCCCTCTACGTCGAGGGCGTCCGGCAGCCCGGCGACTGGCATCACGCCGACGCGCTCGCCGCCGCCCGCCGGCAACCCGACGCGTTCGTCTGGCTCGGCCTGCACGAGCCGGGACTGGCCGAGATGACCGCCATCGCAGCCACCTACGGCCTGCACGAACTCGCCGTCGAGGACGCCGTCAAGGCCCAGCAGCGCCCCAAGCTGGAGCAGTTCGGCGAGGTCAGCTTCCTGGTGCTGCGCACCGCCCGGTACTGCGAGCACACCGAACTGACCGAGACCTCCGAGGTGGTGGAGACCGGTCAGGTGATGCTCTTCATCGGCCCGGACTTCGTGATCAGCGTCCGGCACGGGGACGCCTGCCGGCTCGCGCCCGTCCGGGCCGACCTGGAGAACACCCGCGACCTGCTGCTGCACGGCCCGTGGGCGGTGGCGTACGCGGTCACCGACCGGGTGGTGGACCTCTACCTGGAGGTCGCCGACCAGGTCGAGGACGACCTGGACGTGCTGGAGGCGGAGGTCTTCGACCGGCAGAGCCACGGCCGGATCCAGCGGATCTACCAGATGAAGCGGGAACTGGTCGAGTTCAAGCGGGCGGTGGTCCCGTTGCAGCGTCCGCTGATGACGCTCACCGCCCAGGTCAACCGGGACGTGCCGAAGGAGATCCGGCGCTACTTCCGGGACGTGCAGGACCACCTCAGCCGGACCGTCGAGCAGGTCAACTCGTACGACGACCTGCTGAACTCGATTCTCCAGGCCCGGCTGGCGCAGGTCACCGTCGACCAGAACAACGACATGCGCAAGATCGCCGCCTGGGCCGCCATCGCCGCGGTGTGGACCGCGATCGCCGGCATCTACGGCATGAACTTCGAGAACATGCCGGAACTGAAGATGACGTACGGCTATCCGGTGGTACTCGCCCTGATGCTGGCGATCTCGCTGGCGCTGTACCGCTGGTTCCGCCGCAACGGCTGGCTCTGA
- a CDS encoding PLP-dependent aminotransferase family protein yields the protein MTAEQLISFARGAPSLDIVDVEGLKAAAVRAFDADPAGVTAYGTSVGYPPLRKWIADKHGVQPEQVLVTNGSLQADAFLFDHLVRPGDAVVVERPTYDRTLLNLQRQGSELHAVTIQPDGLDTAELRKLLESGVRPRLAHVIPNYQNPAGVTLSLEKRRELLDLAAEYGFTIFEDDPYADIRFRGEPLPSMLSLDTRGVVVHASSFTKTVCPGVRVGYLVGPADLIADIAKKATNLYISPGMVSEAIVHQFCVSGDIERSIETVRTALGERARVLGESLRRHIPEARFVEPDGGYFLWVELPEDVDVDRLAPAAAERGVAVVKGSDFLLDGGRHALRLAFSAVTADRIDEGVRRLAEAVQAVRG from the coding sequence ATGACCGCCGAGCAGCTGATCTCCTTCGCCCGTGGCGCTCCCTCGCTGGACATCGTCGATGTCGAGGGGCTCAAGGCCGCCGCCGTCCGTGCCTTCGACGCCGACCCCGCCGGAGTGACGGCGTACGGCACCTCCGTCGGTTACCCGCCCCTCCGGAAGTGGATCGCCGACAAGCACGGGGTGCAGCCGGAGCAGGTCCTGGTCACCAACGGTTCGCTCCAGGCCGACGCGTTCCTCTTCGACCACCTGGTCCGCCCCGGCGACGCCGTCGTGGTGGAACGACCCACCTACGACCGGACGCTGCTGAACCTCCAGCGGCAGGGCAGCGAGCTGCACGCGGTCACCATCCAGCCGGACGGCCTGGACACCGCCGAGCTGCGCAAGCTGCTGGAGTCCGGGGTACGCCCCCGACTGGCCCACGTCATCCCGAACTACCAGAACCCGGCCGGCGTGACGCTCTCCCTGGAGAAGCGGCGTGAGCTGCTCGACCTGGCCGCCGAGTACGGCTTCACCATCTTCGAGGACGACCCGTACGCCGACATCCGGTTCCGGGGCGAGCCGCTGCCGTCGATGCTGTCGCTGGACACCCGGGGCGTGGTGGTGCACGCCTCCAGCTTCACCAAGACGGTCTGCCCGGGGGTCCGGGTCGGTTACCTGGTGGGTCCGGCGGACCTGATCGCCGACATCGCGAAGAAGGCCACGAACCTGTACATCTCGCCGGGCATGGTGTCCGAGGCGATCGTGCACCAGTTCTGTGTCTCGGGCGACATCGAGCGGTCGATCGAGACCGTGCGGACCGCGCTGGGCGAGCGGGCCCGGGTGCTGGGCGAGTCGCTGCGCCGGCACATTCCCGAGGCCCGCTTCGTCGAGCCGGACGGTGGCTACTTCCTCTGGGTGGAACTGCCGGAGGACGTGGACGTGGACCGGCTCGCCCCGGCCGCCGCCGAGCGGGGCGTGGCCGTGGTGAAGGGCAGCGACTTCCTGCTCGACGGCGGTCGGCACGCGCTGCGGCTGGCCTTCTCGGCGGTCACCGCCGACCGGATCGACGAGGGCGTCCGTCGACTGGCCGAGGCGGTCCAGGCGGTACGCGGCTAG
- a CDS encoding ester cyclase — MRSARELVEQQYAMLRQRDLARLPELYADDAFYSMPGLTVRPIELPALLRAWMGAFPDLRPELTGLVDTAGGVVVEQRMTGTHTGALHTSLGTVAPTGRTVSWDVVDVVRARHGLIASWRSYFDQGLLLADLGWRPEPAPVDTPLAA, encoded by the coding sequence ATGCGCAGCGCCAGGGAACTCGTCGAACAGCAGTACGCGATGCTCCGCCAGCGGGACCTCGCCCGGCTGCCCGAGCTGTACGCGGACGACGCCTTCTACTCCATGCCGGGCCTGACGGTCCGGCCGATCGAGCTGCCCGCGCTGCTGCGGGCCTGGATGGGGGCCTTCCCCGACCTGCGGCCCGAGCTGACCGGGCTGGTCGACACCGCCGGCGGGGTGGTGGTGGAGCAGCGGATGACCGGTACGCACACCGGCGCGCTGCACACCTCGCTGGGTACGGTCGCCCCGACCGGCCGGACGGTGAGCTGGGACGTGGTGGACGTGGTCCGGGCCCGGCACGGGCTGATCGCCTCCTGGCGCTCCTACTTCGACCAGGGACTCCTCCTGGCCGACCTGGGCTGGCGGCCCGAACCGGCCCCCGTCGACACCCCACTCGCCGCCTGA
- a CDS encoding NUDIX hydrolase: MSTEPLRCAGALIVDDAGRIFFQRRSPQRRLFPNTWDIAGGHLEPGEEVEDALRREVAEETGWTVSHVLAVVGEYRYTGDDGLERVETDFLVRVDGDLDRPRLEPGKHTEFRWLAEPDIDVLDEHRDVNDGLIRRIAEDAFAALRSIGR; this comes from the coding sequence GTGTCCACCGAGCCTCTACGCTGCGCAGGCGCACTGATCGTCGACGACGCCGGCCGTATCTTCTTCCAGCGCCGGTCCCCGCAACGACGACTTTTCCCCAACACCTGGGACATCGCGGGCGGCCATCTGGAACCGGGTGAGGAGGTCGAGGACGCGCTGCGCCGCGAGGTGGCCGAGGAGACCGGCTGGACCGTCTCGCACGTGCTCGCCGTGGTCGGCGAGTACCGCTACACCGGCGACGACGGGCTGGAACGGGTGGAGACCGACTTCCTGGTCCGGGTCGACGGTGACCTCGACCGGCCCCGGCTGGAACCGGGCAAGCACACCGAGTTCCGCTGGCTGGCCGAGCCGGACATCGACGTCCTCGACGAGCACCGCGACGTCAACGACGGCCTGATCCGGCGGATCGCGGAGGACGCGTTCGCCGCCCTACGTTCGATCGGCCGGTGA
- a CDS encoding phosphocholine cytidylyltransferase family protein — MIGMVLAAGAGRRLRPYTDTLPKALVPVDGETTILDIALRNLAEVGLTEVVIVVGYAADAVVDRQAALEEKYGVTITLVHNDKAEEWNNAYSLWLAREHFARGVLLVNGDTVHPVGVEKTLLAERGPGILLAVDTIKALADEEMKTTFDAAGQLTRITKLMDPGEAYGEYIGATLIEPQVADALADALEATWRRDPNLYYEDGYQEFADRGGEVRAAPIGDVPWVEVDNHDDLARAREIACRY; from the coding sequence ATGATCGGGATGGTGCTCGCGGCCGGCGCGGGGCGGCGGCTGCGCCCGTACACCGACACCCTGCCCAAGGCACTGGTGCCGGTGGACGGGGAGACGACCATCCTCGACATCGCGCTGCGCAACCTCGCCGAGGTCGGGCTGACCGAGGTCGTGATCGTGGTCGGGTACGCCGCTGACGCGGTGGTCGACCGGCAGGCGGCGCTGGAGGAGAAGTACGGCGTCACCATCACCCTCGTGCACAACGACAAGGCCGAGGAGTGGAACAACGCGTACTCGCTGTGGCTGGCCCGGGAGCACTTCGCCCGGGGTGTGCTGCTGGTCAACGGGGACACCGTGCACCCGGTCGGGGTGGAGAAGACCCTCCTCGCCGAACGCGGGCCGGGCATCCTGCTCGCCGTGGACACGATCAAGGCGCTCGCCGACGAGGAGATGAAGACCACCTTCGACGCCGCCGGCCAGCTCACCCGGATCACCAAGCTGATGGACCCGGGCGAGGCGTACGGGGAGTACATCGGCGCGACGCTGATCGAGCCGCAGGTGGCCGACGCGCTCGCCGACGCCCTGGAGGCGACCTGGCGGCGCGACCCGAACCTGTACTACGAGGACGGCTACCAGGAGTTCGCCGACCGGGGTGGTGAGGTGCGGGCGGCCCCGATCGGCGACGTGCCCTGGGTCGAGGTCGACAACCACGACGACCTGGCCCGGGCGCGGGAGATCGCGTGCCGCTACTAG